A single region of the Polyodon spathula isolate WHYD16114869_AA chromosome 5, ASM1765450v1, whole genome shotgun sequence genome encodes:
- the LOC121316035 gene encoding TATA-box-binding protein — MEQNNSLPPYAQGLSSPQGAMTPGIPIFSPMMPYGTGLTPQPVQSTNSLSLLEEQQRQQQQQQQQSTSQPGVVQVSSGQTPQLFHSQTVTTTALPGTTPLYPSTPMTPITPATPASESSGIVPQLQNIVSTVNLGCKLDLKTIALRARNAEYNPKRFAAVIMRIREPRTTALIFSSGKMVCTGAKSEEQSRLAARKYARVVQKLGFPAKFLDFKIQNMVGSCDVKFPIRLEGLVLTHQQFSSYEPELFPGLIYRMIKPRIVLLIFVSGKVVLTGAKVRAEIYEAFENIYPILKGFRKTT, encoded by the exons ATGGAGCAGAATAATAGTTTGCCGCCATATGCCCAAGGGTTATCTTCTCCTCAG GGTGCGATGACGCCTGGCATCCCTATTTTCAGCCCTATGATGCCTTACGGCACAGGGCTTACTCCACAGCCGGTTCAGAGCACAAACAGCCTCTCCCTGTTAGAagagcagcagcggcagcagcagcagcagcagcagcagtccacATCCCAGCCAGGAGTTGTCCAGGTGTCATCTGGCCAGACCCCACAGCTCTTCCACTCCCAGACTGTTACCACGACTGCTCTGCCAGGCACAACACCCCTCTACCCTTCAACCCCCATGACTCCCATCACCCCTGCGACTCCGGCCTCCGAGAGCTCGGGCATTGTTCCACAATTACa gaATATTGTCTCCACTGTAAACTTAGGCTGTAAATTGGACCTGAAAACAATAGCACTTCGTGCCCGAAACGCTGAATACAACCCAAAG CGTTTTGCTGCTGTCATTATGAGAATCCGAGAACCAAGAACAACAGCACTTATCTTCAGCTCAGGGAAAATGGTGTGTACCGGAGCCAAGAG CGAGGAACAATCCCGTTTGGCAGCTAGAAAATATGCCAGAGTTGTTCAGAAATTAGGTTTCCCAGCAAAGTTCCTGGACTTCAAGATTCAGAACATGGTTGGAAGCTGTGATGTGAAGTTCCCAATCCGACTAGAAGGGTTGGTACTCACACATCAGCAGTTTAGCAg ttatgagCCAGAGTTGTTCCCAGGTTTAATCTACAGAATGATCAAACCCAGAATTGTTCTGTTAATATTTGTGTCTGGAAAGGTTGTACTTACAG